In Fusobacterium periodonticum ATCC 33693, the following are encoded in one genomic region:
- a CDS encoding ATP-binding cassette domain-containing protein — MSIDNNELDEMDFDLLDILGVTEQKVESITLLPGYNKKGEKEGYEELVIKSGEIVAIVGPTGSGKSRLLADIEWGAQGDTPTKRTVLVNGELMDAKKRFSPSYKLVAQLSQNMNFVMDLTVREFIDLHAESRLVLDRESVIEKIFNQANELAGEKFTIDTPITSLSGGQSRALMISDTAILSTSPIVLIDEIENAGIDRKKALDLLVGNNKIVLMATHDPILALMGDRRIVIKNGGINKVIESTPEEKNILGALTELDDVVQGMRNKLRYGERLELDFEIKKK; from the coding sequence ATGAGTATAGACAATAATGAATTAGATGAAATGGACTTCGACCTTCTTGATATACTTGGAGTTACTGAGCAAAAAGTTGAAAGCATAACGTTACTTCCAGGATATAACAAAAAAGGTGAAAAAGAAGGCTATGAAGAATTAGTAATAAAATCAGGAGAAATTGTTGCAATAGTAGGACCTACAGGTTCAGGAAAAAGTAGACTACTTGCAGATATAGAATGGGGAGCTCAAGGAGACACTCCAACAAAGAGAACAGTTCTTGTAAATGGAGAACTGATGGACGCTAAAAAAAGATTTTCTCCTAGTTATAAATTAGTTGCACAACTTTCTCAAAATATGAACTTTGTAATGGACTTAACTGTAAGAGAATTCATAGATTTGCATGCTGAAAGTAGATTAGTTTTAGATAGAGAAAGTGTAATAGAAAAAATATTTAATCAAGCAAATGAACTTGCAGGAGAAAAATTTACTATAGATACTCCAATAACAAGTTTAAGTGGAGGACAATCAAGAGCATTGATGATTTCAGATACTGCTATTTTAAGTACATCTCCAATAGTTCTTATAGATGAAATTGAAAATGCAGGTATAGACAGAAAAAAAGCCCTAGACTTACTTGTTGGAAATAATAAGATAGTTTTAATGGCAACACATGATCCTATTCTTGCTCTTATGGGAGATAGAAGAATAGTTATTAAAAATGGGGGAATCAATAAAGTTATTGAATCAACTCCAGAAGAAAAAAATATCTTGGGAGCATTGACAGAACTTGATGATGTAGTTCAAGGTATGAGAAATAAATTAAGATATGGAGAAAGACTAGAATTAGATTTTGAAATTAAGAAAAAATAA